TGACGTCGGATTCCTCCACGCCTTCGCCTTTTACCCCGTCGTCGATCATGACGTAGCAAAAGGGGCAAGCGGTAGCAATGCGGGTGGCTCCGGTGGCCAACAGCTCTTGAGAGCGTTCTACGTTGATGTTTTTGCCGGTGTCTTCTTCCATAAACATGCGGCCGCCGCCCGCGCCACAGCACATACCTTTGGTTCCGGACCGTTCGGCTTCTACTACTTGAATGCCGCCGAGCGAACCCAACACTTTGCGGGGGGCTTGGTAAACATCATTGTGGCGGCCGAGATAACAAGAGTCGTGGTAGACGATGCGTTCCTCTAACCGAGCGTTGCTCATGTCGAGTTTTCCGGCTTCGATGAGCCATTCCAAGAGTTGACTGTGGTGAATAACTTCGTAGTGGCCGCCCAGTTGTGGGTATTCATTGCCCAAGGTGTTAAAGCAGTGCGGGCATTGGGTAATAATTTTTTTAACACCCATCCCGTTTAAGGCCTCTATGTTTTGCATAGCCAACATTTGGAAAATGTATTCGTTGCCGGAGCGGCGGGCGGGGTCGCCGGTGCACATTTCTGACGGGCCGAGGATAGAAAATGACACCCCGGCTCGGGTCATGAGTTTGGCCATGGCTCGGGAGACTTTTTTGTTTTTGTCGTCAAAGGCCCCGGCGCAACCCACCCAGTAGAGGTATTCGGAATCAAAGGGGTCGCCGCCGTCGAGCACTTCGATGCCTTCGATGTCGCCTACCCAGTCGGCTCGTTCGCTTTGAGAAAGACCCCACGGGTTGCTGGAGTTTTCCATGGACCGGTAGGCGGCGCCCAATTCGGTAGGGAAGTCGGATTCCATAAGCGACAGGTAGCGCCGCATGTCCAAAATTTTGTCCATGATTTCAATATTGACCGGGCAGATTTCGTCGCAGGCTCGGCAGGTGGTGCAGGCCCAGAGTTCTTCGCCAGTGATGCGCTCAAACATGGCGTTGGCGGGCACGGTGATGTCCGGGTCGACGCCTAGGGGTGGGGAGACTACGGGGCTTCCGGTGGCGGCCATGATTTCGCCGGTCTTGAGTACGATTTCTCGTGGGTCTAATGGTTTGCCGGTGGCGTGTGCGGGGCACACACTGGTGCAGCGGCCGCACATGGTGCACGAGTCGGTGTCGAGCAGTTGTTTCCAGGTGAAGTCTTCGATGGTGGCGGCGCCGAAGCTTTCGAGTTCGGTTTCCATCAGGTTGGGCATGGGTTTCATGGCGCCCTTGGGGCGGTCACGGTCTTTGAGATACATGTTGAGCGGCGAGGTAAACATGTGGCGCAACATGGTGATGGGTAGCAAAGCTAAAAAGGCCATGAAGGACAGTACGTGGGCGATCCACCAGGCTTGATGCCATCCGTGTATTTGGTCGGCGAAGAAGTCAACGTCTTTGATGAGCAACCCAAGAGGGTAGCCCACAACGGACCAAGTTTCGGCCTCGTTACCGAGCCCGCCGGGGGCCGCTTGGAGAGCGATGCGAAAGGCTTCGACACCGAGGCCGGTAACCCCGATGGCCAATAAAATAAGTAGTCCTGCGGCGTGCTCTGGTTTGGATTTTATGCGAATGCGGTAGGGACGAAAGCGGCGGGGCCCGAAGCGCCGCAGTACGGCCCAGGTGACGCCGATTAAAAAGAGCAGGCCGGCGACATCGCCCACCAGGGTGTAGGCCCGGTAAACGTCGCCATGAAGGAATTTGAGGCTTTCTGGTACTTGGTGGTTGATTTCCAGCACTGTGGTAACGGCCAGAAGAATAAGGAAAGGGAAGTACATCAAGGAGTGCATGACTCCGGCGGCGGGATCACGCAGCAGGGTTTTCATGTAAACCCCGGAGCGGAAGTCACCGAAGCGTTTTTTGGCGTTGCTCTTGGTGGTGGATCGATTGTCGGGGGTGCCGCGTTCCCAGTTTTTCATGCGGTTAGCAAAAAGGATGGAGCCGTAAATGATAAGTGCCGGGATGACTGAATAGAAGGCCACCTTGAGGGCGCCGGGGATGTTGCCAAAGACCTCGCGAGTAACGGTTGATTCGTCGTGCCACCCGTTGACTGTGGCGGCGATCCCCGAGATGACGGTTACTGCGGCAACCGAAACACCAAGGATTATTGAAAGGTGATGGGGGCGAAGTTCTTTCTGGCTCATATAAAACGAAACACTATCGCCCTTAAGGCCTTGGTGAGAAGGTCGCCGAAAGGTCGCTGTTTTGTTACCGCCCCGAAACAAGCCGGAAACGAAAGACCTTTAACGTTTTTAGTGTTAGTTCTGACCACCGAGGAGAGAAACGTGTTTAATTTTTTTGCAAGAAAGCCCCGATTTCGTAAAATAGCTTTTGGCCTGTTTGGAGTAGCGGGGGCGGTGATGGTAACGGCGACTCCAGCGGCGGCGCAAGAACTTACTGCGTCTGACAACACAGCGTTGTTGACCAGCCTGTGGCTATTAGTAGCGGGCTGCATGGTGTTTTTAATGCAAGCTGGGTTTGCCTTAGTGGAAGCAGGGCTTACGCGGGCAAAAAATATCGGTAATATTATGGCGAAAAACTTGGCCGACATGGCGGTTGGTGCACTGGCTTTTTGGGCGGTGGGGTTTGCGTTTGCTTTCGGTAGCGACACAGGGAGCCTTATTGGGGGCGACAATTTTTTCCTTTCGAAGATGCCCGAGTCTTTCTTGGGCGGGGGCGATGTGCTGGCGACCCCCTCGTTCTTTTTCTTTCAAGTGGTGTTTGCGGCAACGGCGGTCACCATTGCTTCGGGGGCCATGGCGGAGCGCACTAAGTTTTCGGCTTACTTAATTTTTAGTGCGGTGATGTCGGCATTCATCTACCCAGTGGTGGTGCACATGTTTTGGCAAGGCGAGGGGTTGCTAAGTGACCTGGCCATTGGTCAAGCCCGTTTTACTGACTTTGCCGGGTCAACCATTGTCCACAGTACGGGAGGGTGGGCAGCCTTGATGGGTGCTATTTTCCTCGGCCCTCGTTTGGGTAAGTACGGCCCAAATGGTGAGCCTCGAGCGATCCCGGGTCACAACATCGGGTTTGTGGTTATTGGGGTCTTTATTCTGTGGTTTGGCTGGTTTGGCTTTAACGGAGGGTCTGAGTTGGCCATGGATGAATGGGTGGCCCACACCATCATGACCACACTGTTGGCTGCTTCAGCAGGCGTTTTGAGTGCTGGGGCGGTTATTTGGCGCAAAACGGGGGCCATGGATGTGGGTATGGCCGGCAACGGCGCCTTGGCGGGTTTGGTGAGCATTACCGCTGGTACAGGGGCTTTGACCTTCGCTGGGGCGGTAGCCACCGGAGCCATTGGTGGGATTATTGTGGTCTATTCGGTTATCGCTATTGAGCGTCGGGGCATTGATGACCCGGTGGGGGCGGTGTCGGTGCACGGTATTTGTGGGGTGTGGGGCACCTTGGCGGTTGGCCTTTTTGCTCGATACGACGATGCCTTTTTAGGGCGTGAAAACGCCGGCTTATTTTATGGTGGCGGCGTCGACCAGTTGGTGGTGCAAGCCATTGGGGTGCTGGTGGTAGCGGTTTGGGTGCTGGGTACTTCGGCGCTGCTCTTTAAAACTATTAAAGAAACCATTGGCCTTCGCGTGGACAAGCAGGAAGAGTGGGAGGGCCTTGACTTGGCCGAACATGGTTCGCCCGGTTACAGCCTGGTCGACTAGCCGGCTTGGCGGGCTACGGCTTGTGCGGCGGCTTGTGCGGCGGCCGGGTCTAACGAGCGTTGGAGTACCGGTTTGGCTTCTAAGGGTTTTCCTTGGGGGTCGAGCTGGTAAATCAACGGGGTGCCGGTGGGGATGTTGAGTTCGGCGATGTCTTGATCGCTGATGTGGTCGAGGTATTTACACAAGGAGCGCAGGCTGTTGCCGTGGGCGGCCACTAACACGGTGCGGCCGTTTTGCAGGTCGGGCAAGATGTCGCTTTCCCAATAGGGGACCATTCGGTCGACTACGTCGGCGAGGCATTCGGTGAGGGGCACTTGGTCGAGGTGGGCGTAGCGGGGGTCACCGTTGGGGTTGTAGGGGTTGTCGTCGGCGATGGGTGGGGGCGGGGTGTGGTAGCCGCGGCGCCAGGCTTGGAGTTGTTCTTGGCCAAATTTTTCACCGGTTTCGGTTTTGTTGAGCCCGGTGAGGTCGCCGTAGTGGCGTTCGTTGAGGCGCCAACTTCGTTTTACGGGGATCCATGAGCGGTTGAGGGCACCCAGGGTGAGTTCGGCGGTGCGGATGGCCCGGGTTTGTAGTGAGGTGTGGACAATGTCGGGCAAAATGTTGGCTTGCTCAAGGAGGTCAGCGCCGGCGAGAGCTTCGTTGACGCCCTGTTCGGTGAGGCCGCTGTCGTACCATCCGGTGAATTGGTTGGTGGCGTTCCATTCGGATTGGCCGTGGCGAAGAAGTATGAGGGTTAATGCCATGAGAGTAGTTGATCATATTTTTTCACAAATAACTACCTTTCAAGGTTGATAATGAGGCACTCAAGTCTTTAGAGTGTAGGTGCACCATAAATGGTGGCGTGAGGTCAGATAACCCCTACCCTGACTGGTCGGCCGGTTGTTTACCCCCAAACAACCGAACCGGCCCACGTAAAGATCGCAAAGTTTAATACAAAACGACGAAATAAAGGAAAAATCATGAGCAAAGCAGTAGGCATCGACCTCGGAACCACTAACTCGGTAGTCAGCGTTTTGGAAGGCGGCGACCCAGTAGTGATCGCCAACGCAGAGGGCTCTCGCACCACTCCTTCCGTAGTGGCTTTCGCCAAAGACGGCGAAGTTCTGGTTGGCGAAGTGGCCAAGCGTCAAGCCATCACCAACCCAGGACGCACCATCCGCTCGGTAAAACGCCACATGGGCACCAACTGGACCCAAGAAATAGACGACAAAAAATATACTGCACAAGAAATCTCGGCCCGTACCCTGCAAAAGCTCAAGCGAGACGCCGAGGCCTACTTGGGCACCACGGTTGACAAAGCAGTAATTACTGTCCCGGCTTACTTCGACGATGCTCAGCGCACCGCCACCAAAGAAGCAGGGCAAATTGCTGGCCTTGAAGTACTACGCATCATCAACGAACCCACCGCAGCAGCCCTGGCCTACGGTTTAGAAAGCGACGCCACCGATGAAACCATTTTGGTTTTCGACCTGGGAGGCGGCACCTTCGACGTGTCTGTATTAGAAATCGGCGACGGAGTCTTTGAAGTAAAAGCTACGCATGGTGACACCAACCTGGGCGGCGACGACTGGGATCAAAAAGTCATTGACTGGCTGGTTACTTCGTTCAAAAATGACCATGGTGTCGACTTGGGCGCTGATCCCATGGCCGAACAACGTCTTAAAGAAGCAGCCGAAAAAGCCAAAGTCGAACTCTCGCAAGTGCAACAAACACAAATCAACTTGCCTTTCGTGACCGCAACAGACTCCGGCCCCTTGCACTTGGATTACACCTTGACGCGAGCCAAGTTTCAAGAACTCACCGCCGACCTCCTCGAGCGCTGCCGTTCACCGTTCGAACAGGCGGTTAAAGACGCTGGCCTGACCAAAGGCGAAATTGATCACGTGATTTTGGTGGGCGGTTCTACCCGCATGCCAGCAGTCACCGAACTGGTACAACAAATCACCGGCAAAGAGCCCTCAAAAAACGTCAACCCCGATGAAGTAGTAGCTATCGGTGCGGCAGTTCAAGCTGGCGTGCTGGTCGGTGAAGTAAAAGATGTGCTCTTGCTCGATGTCACCCCGCTTTCTTTGGGTATTGAAACCAAAGGTGGGGTTATGACCCGACTCATTGATCGCAACACCACTATCCCCATTCAAAAATCAGAGACCTTCTCCACGGCCGATGACGGGCAGTCCTCGGTAGAGATTCACGTGCTGCAAGGTGAGCGAGAGATGGCTCAATTCAACAAGACCTTAGGCAAGTTCCAGTTGGTGGATATCCCCCCAGCCCCTCGTGGCACCCCGCAGATTGAGGTCACCTTCGACATCGATGCCAACGGCATTGTGCATGTCTCGGCCAAAGACCGGGCCACCGGCAACGAGCAATCCATCACCATCACCGGTCAATCGTCGCTCGACGCTGAGATCATTGAACAAATGGTGCAAGATGCTGAAGCACATGCCGACGAAGACCGGTTGCGTAAAGAGCAGGTAGAAACCCGCAACAACGCCGACAATGCGGTGTACCAGACCGAGAAATTGTTGATCGACCAGGGCGAAGAACTTACTGACGACGAAAAGTCTGACGTAGAAGTCAAGTTGGCTGCCCTAAAAGAAACCTTGACCAACGAAGAAGCCAGCAACGAAACTATTTCTGAAGAAACCGAAGCACTCATGGCCGCCAGTCAAGAGTTTGGGCAACGCCTCTACGAAGCGGCCGCCCAGAAAGCCGAAGCTGAGGGGTCTGATGAAGCAACCGAAAGCGGCTCCGACGATGACGTGGTCGACGCGGAGATCGTTGACGAACAGTGAGCGAAGAAACCGTTGAATCTTTAGAACCTGAGATCGTTGAAGAAAACTCAACGCCCGCAGAGGAAGAGGTTGCAGAGGTTGACCCACTGGTGCAAATGGCCGAAGAGCGCGATGCTTACCTGTTGGATCTTCAACGGGTGAGCGCCGAGTTTGCGAACTTTCGTAAACAAAACGAACGGCGTAACGCCGAGGTCGCCGGCCGAGCACAAGCAACCCTCGTTAACCAGTTGCTTCCGGTGCTCGATGCTTGTGACCTCGCAGTTGACCACGCCGCACAAGACGTACTGCCAATACAAACAGCCTTACTTTCGGCGCTGGAAGCGGCTGGCCTGGAAGTTATTAACCCCCTTGATTCTTTATTTGACCCCAACTGCCACGAAGCAGTGTTGAGAGAAGAAGGCACCGAGGGTCAAGAACAGCAAGTGATCGAAGTACTGCGTCACGGCTATGTCTGGGCCGGCCAAGTAATTCGCCCCGCCATGGTCAAGGTACGTGGCTAGGGGGACCCATGGCCATTCAACAAGAGTGGTTTGAAAAAGACTACTACGCCACTTTGGGCGTAGATAAAGGTGCGTCAGCCAAGGAAGTCACCAAGGCCTACCGCAATTTGGCGCGCAAACTTCACCCAGATGCGAACCCCGGCGACGACGCCGCCGAAGCCAAATTTAAAGAGATTTCTGCTGCCTACGACGTAGTAGGCGACGAAAAAAAGCGCAGCGAGTACGACGAAGCACGCCGCTTGGGGCCCATGGGGGGTGGCTTCGGCAACCAAGGAGCGGGCTTCCCTGGAGGTTTTCCCGGTGGTGGCCAGTTTGACCTCAGTGATCTTTTTGGCGGTGATTTTGGTTTCGGAGGAAACGCTGGTCGTTCACGCCGAGGTTCTGATCTAGAAACCACCCTGTCGCTTCCTTTTCGAGAAGCAGTTTTTGGGGTAACGACCACCGTCTCGCTGGCTGGCGGCCCCAACCGAGCGGCAACTTCTCGTGAGGTCAAAGTCCGTATTCCGTCGGGGGTTAAACACGAGCAACGTATTCGCCTAAAAGGTGAAGGAGGCCCTGGCAACGGTGGCCCCGATGGTGACCTGTTTCTGGTTATCAATGTTGAGCCCCACCCAGTGTTTGACCGTAAAGGTAACCACCTCACGGTGACTGTCCGGGTTTCCTGGTGGCAAGCGGTGCTCGGAGCAAAAGTTACTGTGCCGACCTTGGATGGCTCAGCGGTCACTGTCAAGGTTCCCCCGGGAACACCAACCGGTCGAACCTTTCGCGTTAAAAAACGCGGCGTACAAAACGGAAGCCGAACCGGCGACCTGTTGGCCACCATTGAAGTGGATGTCCCCACAGATTTAACCAAAGAACAAAAGGCTGCGGTAGAGGCCCTAGAACAATCTTTTTCGCCAACCCCTAGCCAGCCCGACGATGGCGTGAAAGAATAGAACCTGATGCCTTCTTCTCGCCCCCATCCTCGCCAAGCAATCTACGTAATCTCCGTAGCTGCTGAGTTGGCCGAAATGCATCCCCAAACCTTACGCATCTATGAACGCAAAGGGCTACTCGACCCGGCGCGAACCACCGGCGGAAACCGTCGTTACAGCGATGAAGATATTTCTATGCTTCGTCGCATCGCTGAGTTAACGGCCACGGGCTTGAATTTGGTTGGCGTAAAAAAGGTTATGGAACTTGAAATGCGGGTGGCAGAAATGGAACGCCAGTTAGCTGAGGTTAAAGCAGCAGCCAACGACGCAATCGAAGAAGTACACCGTCAATATCGGCGAGATCTTGTGCCATTGCGACAAAGTGTGGCTGTTTACCGCCGTCCGCCACGCTCCTAGGTCTCACTTTTCCCCTAAAAATCAGGGAAATATTGTGTTACAGCCGTGTTGCAATCCCCAGCGGCACCCTTGAATCTCCGGCGGCAGAGAGTGTTTTCCACAAGTCCTGTGGAAAACAACAATCCTTAGTGTGAGTCGCGCAACATTTAACCCTGAAATCAAACCCATTAATTTCTTAAAATCAATTCAGGCCAGCGCTTTAGCCCGATAAGATCTCCCTGTAAGGGACCCGAGTAACAAGAGGAGTGGTGCCGTGTCTGCGACCGTAGTCGTCGGAACGCAGTGGGGCGACGAAGGTAAAGGTAAGTTCACCGACCTGATCGCCGCTGAAATGTCTATGGTTGCCCGCTATCAAGGCGGGCACAACGCTGGCCACACCTTGGTGGTTAACGGGGAGTCATTTGCACTGCAATTAATTCCTAGTGGGGTGCTTTACCCCCATGTGCTTCCCCTCATCGGCAACGGTGTGGTGGTTGACCCTCGCGTGCTGTTAGCCGAAATGGACATGCTGAACAGCCGAGGAGTAAGCACTGATCGCCTTCGGGTAAGCGGTAATGCTCACCTCATTTTGCCTTACCACCAGGAACTCGATGCCCTGCACGAACGTCACCTGGGTAAAAATAAAATTGGTACCACCAAACGCGGTATCGGGCCGGCTTACGCTGACCGGGCAATGCGGGTCGGTTTGCGGGTCCAAGACTTGCTCGACGAAGACATCTTTGAAAAAAAATTGAATGCCGCGTTAGAACACCACAACATGGTGCTCACCCGAGTCTTTAACCGCTTGCCCCTTGAGGCCAGCAAAATAATGGACGAATATTTAGGAGAATGCGCCCCGCGTTTGGCGCCCCATATTGCCGACAGTGTGGGTCTCATCCACGAGGAACTCGAAGCAGGCCGCAAGGTTTTGTTAGAAGGCGCACAAGCCACCTTCTTAGACCTTGACCACGGCACCTACCCTTTCGTCACCTCCTCAAACCCCATCGCCGGCGGCGCCTGCCCCGGCGCAGGCATCGGGCCTCGCCACATTGACCGGGTAATTGGTATCGCCAAGGCCTACGTAACCCGAGTAGGCGCTGGGCCCTTCCCCACCGAACTCTTTGACGACGTCGGCGACTTTCTGGTTGACGTAGGCCACGAATATGGCACCAACACCGGCCGCCGCCGCCGACCCGGATGGCTCGACCTGGTCATGTTGCGTTTTGCCTCCCGGGTAAACTCATTGTCCGAACTCGCCATCACCAAACTCGATGTGTTCGACCAACTCGAAACCATCAAAGTTTGTGTGGCTTACGACGTAGACGGCGAACGCCACGAACAACTTCCCTACCATCAGTCCTTACTCCACCGGGCAACCCCCATTTACGAAGAGTTCCCGGGATGGCAATGCGATATTACGGGCGTAACCGAACGCTCCGACTTACCTGCGGAAGCTGAGACTTACTTAGCTTTCATAGAGGAACAAGTAGGGGTACCCATCGGCATGGTGGGGGTCGGCCCCGGTCGTCAACAAGTCCTGCACTTCTCGAGCTGAAGGCAAGAACCCGGACGATGAAAATCTGCATCGTCGGCTCCGGAGGGCGAGAACACGCATTGGCCCAGGCTCTGGGGCGTCACGGCGACGTTGTGGTAACCCCGGGCAACCCCGGTATCCCCGGGTCGGTAGCGACGCCTGCGACAGAAATTGACGCCGACCTTTTTGTGGTGGGCCCCGAGGCTCCCCTCGTAAACGGTTTGGCAGACCAACTACGGGCCCAAGGAAAACGAGTTTTTGGTCCCGGCGCCGATGGGGCACAACTTGAAGGATCAAAAGCCTGGATGAAACAGGTCCTAAACAAAGCCGGCGTGCCTACCGCCCGCTACGGGTCGTTCACCGACCATGCAGCAGCGCTGGCTTTTCTTGACCAAATGCACGACCTTTTCGTAATCAAAACCGATGGTTTAGCCGCCGGCAAAGGGGTACTGGTCACCACCGACCGGGCCGAAGCAGCCGAAGCAATTGGTGACTATCTTTCCGGCGACGCTTTTGGCACAGCCGGCCAAACAGTGGTCATTGAAGAAGGGCTCACCGGGCCAGAACTTTCGGTGCTGGCAATATGTGACGGAAAAAATGCCGTTGCCTTAAGCCCCGCTCAAGACTTTAAACGCCAAAAAGACGGCGACCAGGGCCCCAACACGGGCGGCATGGGAGCGTACTCACCGGTACCTCTGGCTACCGAAGCGGTGGTTGAGCAACTCATGGACCAAGCGGTTCTCCCCACCTTGACCACCTTGGGCAGCCAAGGCATCGATTACCGCGGGGTGCTCTACTGTGGGCTCATGTTCACCCCCGAAGGCCCCAAAGTATTGGAATACAACGTGCGCTTCGGAGACCCAGAAACCCAAGCAGTGCTGCCCCGCCTCACCTCTGACCTTGGGCAACTTTTAGCAAGCGCCGCCGACGGACAACTCGGAGCCCCTCCCACTTTTGATACCGGCGCCGCCGTAACTGTGGTCTGTGCCACCGAGGGCTACCCCGAAAACCCGCGCACCGGTGAGGTAATCTCAGGTATTGAAGAAGCAAACAACTTGCCCGGAATAAGCGTTTACTGCGCCGGGGTAAAAGCCTCTCCCCAAGGATTAATAACCGCCGGGGGCCGAGTGCTGGCCGTCACCGGACAAGGGCCCAGCATTGAACAGGCCCGAGAAAAGGCCTACCAAGGAGCCAACACCATTCATTGGCCCGGCATCCAACGCCGCACCGATATCGCCGCCCAACCAACTGACCTTTAAGAGACACCATGATAGAAAGAGACCACACAATGCACAGTAAAAAGGAACAAGTATGAACTACAAAGTGGCCATCCTTATGGGCTCCCCCAACGACGCCGACAAAATGGCACCAGCGGCCACCACCCTGGAGCGCTACAACATCGAAGCCGATGTGCGGGTCATGTCGGCCCACCGCAGCCCAGCGTTGGTATCTGACTTCACCCAAACGGCACGCCAAAACGGCTACTCGGCCATAATTTGTGGCGCCGGCATGGCCGCACATTTAGCCGGAGCGGTCGCTGCCCACACCACCTTGCCGGTCATCGGCGTGCCCCTCTCGGGTGGCGCCATAAATGGGTGGGACTCCCTTTTGGCCACCGTACAAATGCCCAAAGGTATTCCGGTAGCCACCGTGGCCGTTGATGGAGCCATGAATGCCGCTTTGCTAGTGGTGCAAATCTTGGCCATAAATGACCTCAACTTGGTGACCCAACTTGAAGCCCACCGACAAGAAATGGTGCCTCAACAAGGCGGAAAATAATTATGGAAAACGTTCTTGCTTCTCGCTACGCCAGCGCCCCCATGGTCGATCTGTGGTCAACCACCGGCAAAATCATATTGGAACGCCAACTTTGGATTGCCGTCATGGAGGCTCAAAAAGAATTAGGTCTTGATATTTCCGACCAAACTCTTGCCGACTACCAAGCAGTAGTAGAGCAAGTGGATCTAGCCTCTATCCGTAAACGAGAAGAGGTCACCCGCCACGACGTCAAAGCACGGATCGAAGAGTTTTGTGCCCTCGCCGGGCATGAACAAATCCATAAAGGCATGACCTCGCGGGACCTCACCGAAAACGTAGAACAACTCCAGGTTCGTCGCGGGTTAGAAATAATTTTAGATCGTGTAGTGGCTGCCTTGGCTCGCCTTGGGGCCTTAGCTGCCGAGCACCGTGATCAAACCATGGTGGGACGCACCCACAACGTGCCTGCTCAAGCCACCACTCTCGGAAAACGATTCGCCACGGTGGCTGAAGAGCTACTTTTAGCCCACCAGCACCTCGCCGACTTATTGGCCACCTACCCGCTACGCGGCTTAAAAGGCCCGGTAGGGACCCAACAAGATCAACTGGATTTCTTTGACGGTGATATTGACAAAGTAGAGCAATTAGAAAATCGAGTAGCGCAGCACCTTGGGTTCAAGAAAGTACTTAACTCGGTGGGCCAGGTGTACCCAAGGTCATTGGATTTTGCCGTAGTGGCCGGGTTGGTGCAAACCTCTGGGGCACCAGCAAACTTGGCCCGTACGTTGCGACTAATGGCCGGCCACGAACTCGCTACCGAGGGTTTTCAACCGGGCCAGGTCGGGTCATCGGCCATGCCCCACAAAATGAACGCCCGATCATGTGAGCGCATAAATGGACTGGCGGTGGTGTTGCGTGGCCACTTAACCATGGTGGAAGGTTTGGTGGGTGACCAATGGAACGAAGGCGACGTGAGTTGCTCGGTAGTGCGCCGGGTGGCTTTGCCTGACGCTTTTCTGGCCGCTGACAGTTTGTTTCAGACATTTCTTACCGTGCTCGACGACTTGGGGGCCTACCCAGCGGTTATCGAGCACGAACTCACCCAATACCTGCCGTTTTTAGCCACCACCCGAGTATTGGTGGCGGCCATGCAGGCCGGTTTAGGGCGCGAAGAAGCCCATGAGATCATTAAAGAACACGCAGTGGCGGCTGCTTTGTCCCGCCGAGAAGACCCGCAAGGGGGCACCGATTTGTTGGCTCGCTTAGCAAACGATCAACGGTTGCCGCTTGACCAAGCAGCGCTCGAAACGTTGTTAGCCGACCCAGCGGTCTTTGTTGGTAACGCTGGTGCACAGGTAGACGCAGTTATTTCACGCATCGCTGAAGTGGTCGCCGAAAGACCCGAAGCCGCCGCCTACTATCCAGAGAAAATTCTTTAACGTTCACTCAACCGTGCAGGAGTCACGATGAAAATTGATTTGCCTTATGTCCATTCCGGAAAGGTTCGGGACATATACGACGCCGGGCAAAATCAATTACTCATGGTCACTTCGGACCGCCTCTCGGCATTCGACGTGGTGCTCAACGAGCCCATTACCCACAAAGGCCGCGTGCTGACCGCTATGTCAGAATTTTGGTTTGACTACTTTGCCGATGTGGTGCCCAGTCACTTGCTGTCTACCGATCTTGACGAGGTAGCGCCTTTGCTGGGGGGCAACCCTTACCCTGACTTAGCGGGGCGCATCATGTTGTGTCGTCGAGCAGAAATGCTGCCCATTGAGTGCATTGTGCGGGGTTACATAACTGGGTCGGCTTGGAAGGAATACCAAGACAGCGGCACCATGCACGGAGCAGCGCTCCCCACTGGGTTAAAAGAAGCGGACCAACTGCCGGAACCGGTGTTTACCCCTTCCACCAAGGCCGAAGAGGGCCACGACATGAATATTTCCTTTGATGAGGCAGTGGCGCTTATCGGCCCTGACTTGGCGGAACAGGCTCGAGAGGTTTCGTTGGCTCTTTACAAAAAGGGTGCTGCTTGGGCGGCGGAACGAGGCATCATCATTGCCGACACTAAGTTCGAGATGGGGGTCATTGATGGCCAGTTGGTGCTGGCCGACGAAGTACTTACCCCCGACTCCTCTCGTTTTTGGCCCGCTGACCAATGGCAACCTGGGGCCACGCCGCCTTCATTTGACAAACAACCGGTGCGAGATTTTTTAAGTGGCTTGGGTTGGGATAAACAACCGCCGCCTCCGCCGCTA
The window above is part of the Acidimicrobiia bacterium genome. Proteins encoded here:
- a CDS encoding phosphoribosylaminoimidazolesuccinocarboxamide synthase — encoded protein: MKIDLPYVHSGKVRDIYDAGQNQLLMVTSDRLSAFDVVLNEPITHKGRVLTAMSEFWFDYFADVVPSHLLSTDLDEVAPLLGGNPYPDLAGRIMLCRRAEMLPIECIVRGYITGSAWKEYQDSGTMHGAALPTGLKEADQLPEPVFTPSTKAEEGHDMNISFDEAVALIGPDLAEQAREVSLALYKKGAAWAAERGIIIADTKFEMGVIDGQLVLADEVLTPDSSRFWPADQWQPGATPPSFDKQPVRDFLSGLGWDKQPPPPPLPDEVVAATSQRYQEAYEIITGRSFADWPGTQGVAI